From the Pseudomonas syringae KCTC 12500 genome, the window TGTTGCTGGCCGTCGAGCGGGTCCGCACCGAAGCGCGCTCCAGCTTCGCCAGCACCATCAGCGGCACAGACCTGATCGTCGGTGCGCGCTCCGGCTCGATCAACCTGTTGCTGTACTCGGTGTTCCGCATCGGCAATGCCACCAACAACATTCGCTGGGACAGCTTCGAGCACTTCGCCAACAGCAAGCAGGTCAAGTGGGCGATCCCGGTTTCGCTGGGCGACTCCCATCGTGGCTACCGGGTGATGGGCACCAATGAAGCGTATTTCGAGCATTATCAGTTCGGTCGCCAACAGCACCTGGAAATAGCCGAAGGACGCGAGTTCAAGACCGATCCCTTTGAAGTGGTGCTGGGTTCGGAGGTCGCCAAGGCGTTGCATTACAAGCTGGGCGACAAGCTGGTACTGGCGCACGGTGTCGCCGCGATCAGCCTGGTCAAGCATGACGACAAGCCATTCACTGTGGTCGGCATCCTCAAGCCGACCGGCACGCCGGTGGACCGCACGCTGCATATCAGCCTGGGCGGCATGGAAGCCATTCATATCGACTGGCACAACGGCGCCCCGGCACGCGGCAACGAGCGCATCTCAGCCGATCAGGCGCGCAATATGGACCTGACGCCGACGGCGATCACTGCCTTCATGCTGGGCTTGAACAGCAAGATTTCCACCTTCAGCCTGCAACGCGAGATCAACGAATACCGTGGCGAGCCCATGCTGGCGATTCTGCCCGGCGTGGCACTGCAGGAGCTGTGGAGCCTGATGGGTACGGCTGAAAAGGCGCTGTTCGTGATTTCGCTGTTCGTGGTGCTGACCGGACTGATCGGCATGCTGACTGCGATTCTCACCAGCCTCAATGAACGGCGCCGGGAAATGGCCATCCTGCGCTCGGTCGGCGCGCGCCCCTGGCATATCGCAAGTCTGCTTATACTCGAAGCCTTCGCCCTGGCGCTGGCGGGTGTCATCAGCGGCCTTGCGCTGCTCTATATCGGCATCTTCGTGGCCCGCGACTACGTGCTCGACAACTACGGTCTGTACCTGTCGTCTATGCCACCTGGCCAATATGAATGGACATTACTCGGTGCCATTCTCGGCTGCGCGCTGTTGATGGGAACCGTGCCAGCCTGGCGAGCCTACAGGCAGTCACTGGCCGATGGACTGTCGATTCGTTTATGAGGACCTTCATGATGCGGCGCATGCTACTCACTCTGCTGTTCTCGGTTACCACTCAAGTGTGGGCCGCCGAGCCGCGTGAGCTGACCTGGAATGACATGATTCCACCCGATGCACCTGTGGTGAAGCCGGTAACGGCTCCGCTGCACGATATGTCCAAGCTGTCCGATGCACTGGCCATGGAGGCAGCGCCTGCGGCCCACCAACTGGCACCGCATGCGCCAGTGGTCAAGGCACTGGACGGCAAACTGGTGCGCTTACCGGGCTACATCGTGCCGCTCGAGGTCAGTGAGGAAGGCCGGGTGACGGAGTTTTTGCTGGTGCCGTATTTCGGCGCCTGCATTCATGTGCCGCCACCACCGGCGAACCAGATCGTGCATGTCACGAGCGAGCTGGGTGTGAAGGTCGATGAGCTGTATCAGCCGTACTGGATCGAAGGACCGATGCAGGCCAAGTCGTCTTCCAGCGAACTGGCAGAAGCGGGTTATCAGATGCAGGCAGACAAGATTCTTGTCTACGAGTTGCCGGATTCATAAGGATCACGAGGTTCCCAGCGATTTCATTGAGCTGAGTCAAAGTCGCCGCTCGACAGCGCTTTAACATTACGCCCATAAATTTTGACTGATCTCTGGAGCCTCCATGCACAAGCATCTGCTACGCGCGTCCCTTGTCGCGCTTACCCTCACCGCCCCGGTCGCGGCACACGCCTACCAGTCCGGCGACTTCATCGTTCGCGCCGGTGTCGCGCACGTCCAGCCCAATGAAGACAGCGGCGAAGTGCGCCTCGACGGTGCCAAGGTTTCCGGCACCAAAGCGACTGTCGACGGCGAAAACCAGCTGGGCCTGACCTTCGCCTACATGCTGACCCAGCACGTCGGCGTCGAGCTGCTGGCCGCCACACCGTTCAACCACACCGTATCGGTCAAAGGCCTCGGGCCTGGCCTGGATGGCAAGCTGGCCGATATCAAACAACTGCCGCCGACGCTGTCGTTGCAGTACTACCCGATGGAACCGTCGTCGAAATTCCAGCCGTACGCTGGCGTGGGCATCAACTACACCACGTTCTTCGATACCGACCTGACCGGCAACCGTAAGAATCAGGGTTTCAGCAACCTCAAGCTCAAGGACTCGGTCGGCCTGGCCGGGCAGTTGGGCATGGATTACATGATCACCGACAACGTACTGCTCAACGCCTCGGTCTGGTACGTCGACATCGACACCAAAGCAACCGTGGACGGCCCGTCAGCCCTGGCCGTCGGCAAGACCAAGGTCGACGTGGACATCGACCCGTGGGTGTACATGGTGGGCGTGGGTTACAAGTTCTGACCTGAACGTCTCAAGCGCCACAAACACAAAGGCACCCTTATTGGGTGCCTTTGTGTTTTGTAGACCTGATGATCTCGTACCAACTCCATGACGAAGTAATGCCGCGCTTTTTGCAGGAGCGGGCTGGTCCGAAGGCAGTTACATTCGATGCACTTTCTGCGCCTGCAATATCGTCTTCGCGAACAAGTTCGCTCCTACAGGTGCTCACAGGCTTTTGCAGGAGCGAACTTGTTCGCGAATAGGCAGTTACACTCGATGTAATTTCTGCGTCTGCAATAGCGGCTTCGCGAACAAGTTCGCTCCTACAGGTGCTCACAGGCTTTTGTAGGAGCGAACTTGTTCGCGAATAAGTAGTTACATTCGATGTAATTTCTGCGTCTGCAATAGCGGCTTCGCGAACAAGTTCGCTCCTACGGGTGCTCACAGGCTTTTGCAGGAGCG encodes:
- a CDS encoding ABC transporter permease is translated as MYLFRLAMASLANRRFTAFLTAFAIALSVCLLLAVERVRTEARSSFASTISGTDLIVGARSGSINLLLYSVFRIGNATNNIRWDSFEHFANSKQVKWAIPVSLGDSHRGYRVMGTNEAYFEHYQFGRQQHLEIAEGREFKTDPFEVVLGSEVAKALHYKLGDKLVLAHGVAAISLVKHDDKPFTVVGILKPTGTPVDRTLHISLGGMEAIHIDWHNGAPARGNERISADQARNMDLTPTAITAFMLGLNSKISTFSLQREINEYRGEPMLAILPGVALQELWSLMGTAEKALFVISLFVVLTGLIGMLTAILTSLNERRREMAILRSVGARPWHIASLLILEAFALALAGVISGLALLYIGIFVARDYVLDNYGLYLSSMPPGQYEWTLLGAILGCALLMGTVPAWRAYRQSLADGLSIRL
- a CDS encoding DUF3299 domain-containing protein; amino-acid sequence: MMRRMLLTLLFSVTTQVWAAEPRELTWNDMIPPDAPVVKPVTAPLHDMSKLSDALAMEAAPAAHQLAPHAPVVKALDGKLVRLPGYIVPLEVSEEGRVTEFLLVPYFGACIHVPPPPANQIVHVTSELGVKVDELYQPYWIEGPMQAKSSSSELAEAGYQMQADKILVYELPDS
- a CDS encoding OmpW/AlkL family protein produces the protein MHKHLLRASLVALTLTAPVAAHAYQSGDFIVRAGVAHVQPNEDSGEVRLDGAKVSGTKATVDGENQLGLTFAYMLTQHVGVELLAATPFNHTVSVKGLGPGLDGKLADIKQLPPTLSLQYYPMEPSSKFQPYAGVGINYTTFFDTDLTGNRKNQGFSNLKLKDSVGLAGQLGMDYMITDNVLLNASVWYVDIDTKATVDGPSALAVGKTKVDVDIDPWVYMVGVGYKF